A stretch of DNA from Leguminivora glycinivorella isolate SPB_JAAS2020 chromosome 12, LegGlyc_1.1, whole genome shotgun sequence:
agtgggtaaagtaatttgaccttgaataaagtcaaattaactgctttaaaattgataaaagtaggtgaatctagtaataaagatgatttaccacctgtggaactactggaagcagtgataaacgcattttttgcgttgtagtttcctcgctatagtgaggggaaaagatttgtgttacactcgggtgcaagtgtattttacttctcgtgtgttaaaaaactcgcaagttcaagattctattctcgaaccactcgcttcgctcgtggttcaactatagaatcctttcacttgctcgtttttcaattccacactcggcgttaaaatacaactttgcccccttgtataacaaataactatttccgtGCTTAACGGGCGTCCACATTTAAAGGGCCCATTTCTCACCATGCGTCTACGAGCGTCTAGTGACATCGAGTTCTTTATTCGAATACCTCGCACTTCCGATATCCGGGTCGAAGGACTATGTATTTAAGCAATTAATGTAGTCATACCAACGCCATATTGTCTTTTGCGATTGGTAAAATTTACATTTCGCTCTTTTTGGTACTGACAAATAAATTTTCCAGATAATTCATAATATTTTCAGGCTATGTTAGGACCAGCAGACACAAACCCTGAAGGCACAGAAATGCCTGAACACGTACAAGGTCCAACAGAGCGCCAAGAGAGTCCACATTCGAAAGAGAAGAAGCAGCTGCTGCAACTCGTGCAGTCGCTGCAGGAGAACCATGATAAGGAGATCGATCTTATGGAGACTTCTTACAGGTaaccttataatataataatgaatATTCCAAGTTACGCTAGGAACAGTAGGAACCAACTCTGAAGGTACAGATTTGCCTGGACACCACAAGGTCCGACAGTACGCCGGGGGAACCCGCAACATTAGAGCAACATTTAGATCAATTCTTGTGCAGTAGATATTTGGACTTTTCTTTCAGTCCTGTCAGTTTACTTTGTACTTGTACAAACACGCAAGGTTATTAATACTTATAGTCCGTCATGCCTTATACCATACTTACTTAATGTACTTATCCTCATTCCACTTAGTACCTACTACTTACTCTTTCAGACGCCAACTAGCTTTCTTAGAGATATCCCTTAGCCAGTCCGAAGAGCGAATGAAAGACGAGAGCGACAagctaataaaattttattcagAGAAAATCAATTGGCTTGAAGAGCACCATACGCTTTACAAAAAACTTGTAGAGGAGAATTTGAATTCTCTGACAGATCGGTATAAGGCTGAAACTGAAATATTGAGACAACAACATGTGGACAATGTTCGTGTGTTACAGGAACATCATGCGTCTCTGATGGAGAATATCAAGTAAGTGGAGATTGTAGCCGGTATGTTTACCCAATGAGGAGGCAatcattttatcccgccaggcggcgcctgtacaagtgtctaggcatgtcactgtcattcatatgtgtgagtgAGAAAGAAATATCTTCTTCtcactctcacgtatgaaattatttatctgtgcaatggactaataaggtggcgccatctgtcataatctttgagtCTGCCTCTTCATtatatccggttcgaaggaccatgtAATATTAATTTGCTGGGTTAATCTCATAATATAATTAGAGTGCCATAAATGGAATCCAACCATGATTACATTTTTACGTCTATATAAATAAGTAGAGGCAGATCAAGACCAAGGTAAGTTGGCAGCGATTTTGATGGCACACATTTTGCAAGTACTAAGTCCtcataaaatttcatagaaGCTTTACGTTTATAACAACACTGGCTAAGAAACTGCCTTCGTGTTATCAAAGCGCTTAAGAAAAGTCAagttatattgatttaaaccaaaaaatcgggcccatgcgcggatccaggggggggggggggggggtcataaccCCCTTGTAGCCTACATACATATAGCCATAATGTCAGCAGCAAAAGtgccgtagcgggcaaggtgttcacaatgatcctaacacgctcttattgtcttaaaaataagatcgtgtcaagttcattttgaacaccttgccctcTACggcacttctgctgctgactgtacaatgatacaaatagaccacgtgacccccctgggcacgacgctggatccgcgcttgaattCGGGCCAAATTTAAATTGTAACAAGTGTTTACGCGCTTAActcccgtttagttctaaaattaaaaGTCAAGTTAATCTTAGCCTGACTTCAAAATTCTTCAATACTTACTATTTTCAGAAACGCCGTTAAACAAGAACAGTTGTTAATTCAGGATTCAGCTGGATTTTCGTCCAACTTGCAAGAGCTAGTAACAGACGTCAAGAAAAGCAAAACCCAATGCATTGCCCTTGTCGAAAAGATTCAAACTTTGGCAGAAAACTCTAAACATGACAATGAAAAGAGTTTACAGATCAGAGAAACGCAGATTAATGGTAATATTCTTTCTCGATTTCGGAAGAAGGAATGTTGTTGAAATGAGGCAGACGATATGTCTTATTGTTTATTGAATTTTAGTATGTCTTTATCGAATTGATCTActtcattgttttatttttagaaatgatACAGCAGTTGAAAAAGGAAAGAGAAAACTTTGATGCTGAAAAGTCAGAGAGTAGAGATATGGTTAAAATGTTAGAAACAAGATTAAAGCAAATGACAACGGTAAGGAATACAACATTAATAAAACTAGGtagttaaattaaattaacggtaggtacttaaatgaaGTTTCATAACAAAAACCTACTGGACATAAATTTGGGGTTACAGATGATAGAAGATGAAACAGCTTcattaaaacaaaagaaaatggaGTTCGAATTTGAAAAGGCGACATTTAGCAAACAAACAGAATTTGCTAAGAATGTCCTTAAACGACAGGACGAAGAAATTAAGGTAAAATGTTAAAACAATAAACGGAGATTTCAGAGcaattgaaaatgaaatgatCAATGAAAACTTGCAGATGCTGAAAGAAGATATCCAAAAGGAATACAGAGAGAAGATAGCTAAAATTGAAGAAGATAAACAAAAAGCTCTAAAAGATGTTGCTTTGGTTGCTAAAGAAAAGGCTTCAACGCAAAGTCTCAAACAAGAAATAGAAGTAAATGAGATTAagtttcaaaataattattacctaattatgtcaatgaaaaataacagatatctgtaaatattttgaatGTGAACTTTGTACACATGTCACTAAcgtattttttcagaaattaaagACTGATCTTCAAGCTCAACTAGAAGAAGTTACTGAAGAAAGATCCAGGTTGAATATAGAAAAGCAGCAAATGCATATGGAGGAGCAAAGGATATTGGCAAAGTAAGTGCTTCATATCGCTTTGAATTAACGTGATTAATATGAAAGTTACTGGAATAATTGAAGAAGTTGATAAAATGTTACTTATTATTGGTTTCAGGAGTCGAGATTTGGATCTTCTAGCCAAGACAGCAATAGAAAAACAATCACAGGCTGATAAAAAATATTCCGAAGCGGAATTCATTCAAAGAAAATATGAAGAAAGGATACGTAGAATCCAAGAACATGTAGTTTCTTTAAATAACAGAGAGAAACAGATAGCAAAAGAAAAAGTAGCTCTTTCGAGAGAAAGATTAAACTTGCATAACGAAAGAAAGCAAATGGAGGGAAAACAGCAATGTTCTCTTTGTAAATCTGTACAAAGTGCCCCGCAGTATAATTTTGATTCTTCATATTTGCCAGAAACTAGAGATTTTGGGAATACGCAGATGACTTCGGCCATGGCAGCGATTGAACAAGAAATGGCGCATTTGATGGGACAGAGTTTTAGCCTCAGACATACTCCTGGTTTGAATATTAATCGAGAAGATCGGGAAAATGCAAACGAAGATAGAAATGCAGATGAAAATGTACAGGCAACTGAAGTAGAACCAGGGACATTCAAGGTACCTAAAGGTTTCTAATGTTTTGCAAaaatacctattacctatctATAAACTGGAAAGAAGTTTAAGGCTGGGTCAAATTCTTTCCTTTTTCTAGgcctaatatttat
This window harbors:
- the LOC125232250 gene encoding fas-binding factor 1 homolog, which translates into the protein MSFSLDDPLAGILSDGSDDSFFDDDILGKKKPVKKKTTPLAEKKSALFDLGTTDKSKPISEDKNEFPPSDFKPDKPKPQSPATFRRTASKESIKLQPSDSKSKFDFEKLAPGKSPAKTRPRTSGESIDILGDLIPETKKEAGKSLERGKSSQSLLDDILGGSSTKTGSSQAARPATAAKSQDFDFDSFLGKSESKQTVSSTKTTIQKPAVKETAVKKEPQKKSKGNEDWLGIFQKEEDEAEDETDMPSWLAGGDTKKKKPVKSEDKPAPKAKQTVEEKPETDPVIVKESEHYPQFDSKLEQLSKMAASNSVLQGSNEDITAEGAALYMQQQEAQLMVALQLKAQEEKLAAMQMRQQETQRIQREAALAHHAQFDAMLARQAEHRRQMQAVIAAHQDRITQRIQAMLGPADTNPEGTEMPEHVQGPTERQESPHSKEKKQLLQLVQSLQENHDKEIDLMETSYRRQLAFLEISLSQSEERMKDESDKLIKFYSEKINWLEEHHTLYKKLVEENLNSLTDRYKAETEILRQQHVDNVRVLQEHHASLMENIKNAVKQEQLLIQDSAGFSSNLQELVTDVKKSKTQCIALVEKIQTLAENSKHDNEKSLQIRETQINEMIQQLKKERENFDAEKSESRDMVKMLETRLKQMTTMIEDETASLKQKKMEFEFEKATFSKQTEFAKNVLKRQDEEIKMLKEDIQKEYREKIAKIEEDKQKALKDVALVAKEKASTQSLKQEIEKLKTDLQAQLEEVTEERSRLNIEKQQMHMEEQRILAKSRDLDLLAKTAIEKQSQADKKYSEAEFIQRKYEERIRRIQEHVVSLNNREKQIAKEKVALSRERLNLHNERKQMEGKQQCSLCKSVQSAPQYNFDSSYLPETRDFGNTQMTSAMAAIEQEMAHLMGQSFSLRHTPGLNINREDRENANEDRNADENVQATEVEPGTFKDYMDPKFMMLRLDVQQVISNLDQNKTDQVGPTENDQQEE